A window of the Sphaerobacter thermophilus DSM 20745 genome harbors these coding sequences:
- a CDS encoding DUF86 domain-containing protein: MTFATTRFGKRSAPRDPWTRWIADILTAIDKIQRYTADMAFETFRHDQRTIDAVLWNLAIIGEAARRIPPEVAAAYPDVAWVEMRGMRNVIIHQYGEVSLTIVWDTIQYDLPPLALQLRALLNSQD, encoded by the coding sequence ATCACGTTCGCGACGACGCGCTTCGGGAAGCGATCCGCGCCGCGTGACCCCTGGACCAGATGGATCGCCGATATCCTCACCGCGATCGACAAGATCCAGCGGTATACCGCCGACATGGCCTTCGAGACGTTCCGCCACGACCAGCGGACCATCGACGCAGTCCTGTGGAACTTGGCCATCATCGGCGAAGCCGCGCGGAGAATTCCGCCCGAGGTCGCAGCCGCTTACCCTGATGTCGCCTGGGTCGAGATGCGGGGCATGCGGAACGTCATCATCCACCAGTACGGCGAGGTAAGCCTCACCATCGTCTGGGACACGATCCAGTACGACCTTCCTCCTTTAGCTCTTCAGCTCCGCGCCCTGCTTAATTCCCAAGATTGA
- a CDS encoding nucleotidyltransferase family protein: protein MRRDEVLAILTAHQDEIRAFGVRSLSLFGSVARDEAGPESDIDLLVEFDRPTGLFGLIRLKNFLSELLGRPVDLVTPDGLSDHVRDDALREAIRAA, encoded by the coding sequence ATGCGACGCGACGAGGTGCTGGCGATCCTCACCGCCCATCAGGACGAGATCCGCGCCTTCGGCGTGCGCTCGCTCTCCCTCTTCGGCTCGGTGGCGCGCGATGAGGCCGGCCCGGAAAGCGACATCGACCTCCTGGTCGAGTTCGATCGGCCCACCGGCCTGTTTGGGCTCATCCGGCTCAAGAATTTCCTCAGCGAGCTCCTGGGTCGGCCGGTCGACCTTGTCACGCCGGATGGACTGAGCGATCACGTTCGCGACGACGCGCTTCGGGAAGCGATCCGCGCCGCGTGA
- a CDS encoding vitamin B12-dependent ribonucleotide reductase has protein sequence MADREKRRRGQARTKGGQPKGLRITRVFTQAGQDPFDTIAWARRTSRITNPDGSVVFEMQDAEIPAPWSQVATDIMVSKYFRKAGVPQVDENGNPLLDAEGNPVLGPERSARQVISRLTGCWRDWGERYGYFASEEDAQAFEDELKYMLVHQMAAPNSPQWFNTGLYYAYGITGPAQGHSYIDPDTGELKYSQDAYSRPTPHACFIQSVEDDLVNPGGIFDLVTREARVFKYGSGSGTNFSKIRAEGEPLSGGGTSSGLMSFLKIFDRAAGAIKSGGTTRRAAKMVVVDVDHPDIEAFINWKAEEEKKVAALIAAGYSADFNGEAYATVSGQNSNNSVRVTDEFIRAVLTDGEWHLRWRTDGRIAKTVRARDLWHQIAQAAWQCADPGVQFDTTINAWHTCPASGRINASNPCSEYMFLDDTACNLASLNLMKFYDAERRTFDIERFRHAVRLWTIVLEISVLMAQFPSEAIARKSYEFRTLGLGYANLGSMLMTMGLPYDSDRARGIAAAVTAIMTGEAYAASAEMASVLGPFPAFAENREHMLRVIRNHRRAAYNAHPGEYEGLSVAPVGLDPATCPEDLVQAAREAWDRALAMGEQYGYRNAQTTLLAPTGTIGLLMDCDTTGVEPDFALVKFKKLAGGGYFKIANQSIAPALRTLGYTEEQIEDILRYVLGTLSLDNAPHINRASLMEKGLTSEEVDRLEQALPSVFELTYAFTPWTLGEEALRRLGFTPEQWQRPGFNLLRELGFTPQQIAEANDVICGMQTIEGAPHLKDEHLPVFDCANKCGKHGRRFIHHMGHIRMMAAVQPFLSGAISKTINMPNEVTVEDIEEAYMASWRLGLKAMALYRDGSKLSQPLSSASKQDQEEKDEAKAEAAAEAPAPVAAAEPQIVYVERPKRRPLPAKRRGFTQEGRVAGHKIYLRTGEYEDGTLGEIFIDMHKEGAAFRSLMNCFAIAISKGLQYGVPLEEFVDTFTFQRFEPQGMVEGHPYIKMATSIIDYVFRVLGYEYLGRTDFVQVQPPIHGDVGEELTEGDDSEDNTSGAAATEATHAPQPAAVAAPAATEVKATPNGINGHAAEAHALESLVAVAEAPLADGGLSEHLSQMMGDAPFCDICGHITVRNGACYKCLNCGNSLGCS, from the coding sequence ATGGCGGATCGCGAGAAGCGCAGACGCGGTCAGGCGCGAACCAAGGGCGGGCAGCCGAAGGGGCTGCGGATCACGCGCGTCTTCACCCAGGCGGGGCAGGATCCCTTCGATACCATTGCCTGGGCGCGGCGCACCTCGCGGATTACCAACCCGGACGGCTCGGTCGTCTTCGAGATGCAGGACGCCGAGATCCCGGCCCCCTGGTCGCAGGTGGCTACCGACATCATGGTGTCCAAGTACTTCCGCAAGGCGGGTGTGCCGCAGGTCGATGAGAACGGCAACCCGCTATTGGATGCGGAAGGCAACCCGGTGCTCGGCCCAGAGCGCAGCGCCCGCCAGGTGATCTCCCGCCTGACCGGCTGCTGGCGGGACTGGGGCGAGCGCTACGGCTACTTCGCCAGCGAGGAGGACGCTCAGGCCTTCGAGGACGAGCTCAAGTACATGCTCGTCCACCAGATGGCCGCGCCCAACTCGCCGCAGTGGTTCAACACCGGCCTGTACTACGCCTACGGCATTACCGGACCGGCGCAGGGGCACTCCTACATCGATCCCGACACCGGCGAGTTGAAGTACTCGCAGGACGCCTACAGCCGTCCCACACCGCACGCCTGCTTCATCCAGTCGGTCGAGGACGACCTGGTCAACCCGGGCGGCATCTTCGACCTGGTCACGCGCGAGGCGCGCGTCTTCAAGTACGGCTCCGGTTCCGGCACGAACTTCTCGAAGATTCGAGCAGAGGGTGAGCCCCTCTCCGGCGGCGGCACGTCGTCGGGCCTGATGAGCTTCCTCAAGATCTTCGACCGCGCCGCCGGAGCGATCAAGAGCGGCGGCACCACCCGGCGCGCCGCCAAGATGGTCGTGGTTGACGTCGATCACCCCGACATCGAGGCGTTCATCAACTGGAAGGCCGAGGAAGAGAAGAAGGTCGCCGCGCTCATCGCGGCCGGTTACTCGGCCGACTTCAACGGCGAAGCGTACGCCACCGTCTCCGGCCAGAACTCGAACAACTCGGTGCGGGTCACCGACGAGTTCATCCGCGCCGTGCTGACCGACGGCGAGTGGCACCTGCGCTGGCGCACCGACGGCCGCATCGCCAAGACCGTGCGGGCGCGCGACCTGTGGCACCAGATCGCCCAGGCCGCCTGGCAGTGCGCCGACCCGGGCGTGCAGTTCGACACCACCATCAACGCCTGGCACACCTGCCCCGCGTCGGGCCGCATCAACGCCTCGAACCCGTGCTCCGAGTACATGTTCCTCGACGACACGGCGTGCAACCTGGCGTCGTTGAACCTGATGAAGTTCTACGACGCCGAGCGGCGCACCTTCGACATCGAGCGCTTCCGGCACGCCGTTCGCCTCTGGACCATCGTGCTCGAGATCAGCGTGCTGATGGCGCAGTTCCCGAGCGAGGCCATCGCCCGGAAGAGCTACGAGTTCCGCACGCTGGGGCTCGGCTACGCCAACCTCGGCTCGATGCTGATGACCATGGGCCTGCCCTACGACTCGGATCGCGCCCGCGGCATCGCAGCGGCAGTGACCGCGATCATGACGGGCGAGGCCTACGCCGCCTCGGCGGAGATGGCCAGCGTGCTCGGCCCCTTCCCTGCCTTCGCCGAGAACCGGGAGCACATGCTGCGGGTGATCCGCAACCACCGGCGCGCGGCCTACAACGCCCACCCGGGCGAGTACGAGGGCCTGTCGGTCGCCCCGGTTGGGCTCGACCCCGCCACCTGCCCGGAGGATCTGGTCCAGGCAGCGCGCGAGGCGTGGGACCGAGCGTTGGCCATGGGCGAGCAGTACGGCTATCGCAACGCCCAGACGACCCTGCTCGCGCCCACGGGCACCATCGGGCTCTTGATGGACTGCGACACCACCGGGGTCGAGCCGGACTTCGCCCTGGTGAAGTTCAAGAAGCTGGCCGGTGGCGGCTACTTCAAGATCGCCAACCAGTCGATCGCCCCGGCGCTGCGCACCCTGGGCTACACCGAGGAGCAGATCGAGGACATCCTGCGCTACGTGCTCGGCACCCTCTCGCTCGACAACGCGCCGCACATCAACCGCGCCTCGCTCATGGAAAAGGGGCTGACCAGCGAGGAAGTGGACCGGCTGGAGCAGGCGCTGCCGAGCGTCTTCGAGTTGACCTACGCCTTCACCCCCTGGACGCTGGGCGAGGAGGCACTGCGCCGCCTCGGCTTCACGCCGGAGCAGTGGCAGCGGCCCGGCTTCAACCTGCTGCGTGAGCTGGGCTTCACCCCGCAGCAGATCGCCGAGGCCAACGACGTCATCTGCGGCATGCAGACGATCGAGGGCGCGCCGCACCTGAAGGACGAGCACCTGCCGGTGTTCGACTGCGCCAACAAGTGCGGCAAGCACGGCCGGCGCTTCATCCATCACATGGGGCACATCCGCATGATGGCCGCCGTCCAGCCGTTCCTGTCCGGCGCGATCTCCAAGACGATCAACATGCCGAACGAGGTCACGGTGGAGGACATCGAGGAGGCGTACATGGCCTCCTGGCGGCTCGGGCTCAAGGCCATGGCCCTCTACCGCGACGGCTCCAAGCTGTCCCAGCCACTCTCCTCCGCCAGCAAGCAGGACCAGGAGGAGAAGGACGAGGCCAAGGCGGAGGCCGCGGCCGAAGCCCCCGCGCCGGTCGCGGCGGCCGAGCCGCAGATCGTCTACGTCGAGCGCCCCAAGCGCCGCCCGCTCCCGGCCAAGCGCCGCGGCTTCACCCAGGAGGGGCGCGTCGCCGGGCACAAGATCTACCTGCGCACCGGCGAGTACGAAGACGGCACGCTCGGCGAGATCTTCATCGACATGCACAAGGAGGGCGCGGCCTTCCGCAGCCTGATGAACTGCTTCGCCATCGCCATATCCAAGGGCCTCCAGTACGGCGTGCCCCTGGAGGAGTTCGTCGACACCTTCACCTTCCAGCGGTTCGAGCCGCAGGGTATGGTGGAGGGGCACCCGTACATCAAGATGGCGACCTCGATCATCGACTACGTCTTCCGCGTGCTCGGCTACGAGTACCTGGGCCGCACCGACTTCGTCCAGGTGCAACCGCCGATCCATGGGGATGTCGGTGAGGAGTTGACCGAGGGCGACGATTCGGAGGACAACACATCGGGGGCGGCCGCCACGGAGGCAACCCATGCCCCGCAGCCGGCCGCGGTCGCCGCTCCGGCCGCGACTGAGGTCAAGGCCACGCCCAACGGCATCAACGGGCACGCCGCCGAGGCTCACGCACTGGAATCGCTCGTCGCCGTGGCCGAGGCGCCGCTGGCCGACGGCGGGCTGTCCGAGCACCTGTCGCAGATGATGGGCGACGCACCCTTCTGCGACATCTGCGGCCACATCACTGTCCGCAATGGCGCCTGCTACAAGTGCCTCAACTGCGGCAACAGCCTCGGGTGCTCGTAG
- a CDS encoding pyridoxal phosphate-dependent decarboxylase family protein has protein sequence MDSRFLPATAFIDPEGRNRNEVERLVQQVVDLILAKLTGAAERPPMPETVDLPGPITIPEAAATEATLLQAIRDMVDGSMNPANPGYIGHMDPMPATMAILGDLVAAAVNNNMLSLEMSPSFSRLETLLLRAIAGLFGLGEQAGGVLTSGGSLANLQALAVARNVAFDSVEPGITGLAQRPVIFASEAAHTSLQKAAMLLGLGTAAVIPVRATADSRMDPEDLRARIDQARGAGQHPFCVVATAGTTTTGNIDPLAEIGAIAREHGLWFHVDAAYGGALVFSERHRWRLAGIEQADSITFNPQKWLYVAKTCAMVLFRDAGVLERAFRIPAPYMRATDGFINLGEIGVQGTRHADVVKLWLTLQHIGQQGYARLIDDGYRLAERVVEGVRQRPFLRLAGEIDTNIVCFRGEPDWLPAERWDDWNAALQALLLREGKIFLSLPVYRGGRWLRAVLLNPYTTDAVIDAMFKQIDRFAGRERGQER, from the coding sequence ATGGACAGCCGGTTCTTGCCTGCGACGGCGTTCATCGACCCCGAGGGACGCAACCGGAACGAGGTCGAGCGGCTGGTCCAGCAGGTGGTCGACCTGATCCTGGCCAAGCTGACCGGCGCCGCGGAGCGGCCGCCCATGCCTGAGACGGTCGACCTGCCGGGGCCGATCACCATCCCGGAGGCGGCGGCGACGGAGGCCACGCTGCTGCAGGCGATCCGGGACATGGTCGACGGCTCGATGAACCCCGCCAATCCCGGCTACATCGGCCACATGGATCCGATGCCGGCCACGATGGCGATCCTGGGGGACCTCGTTGCCGCGGCGGTCAACAACAACATGCTGAGCCTGGAGATGTCGCCCTCCTTCTCCCGGCTGGAAACGCTCCTGCTGCGCGCGATCGCGGGGCTGTTCGGACTGGGAGAGCAAGCCGGTGGTGTGCTGACAAGCGGCGGCAGCCTGGCCAACCTCCAGGCGCTGGCCGTCGCACGGAACGTCGCCTTCGACTCGGTCGAGCCGGGCATCACCGGGCTCGCGCAGCGGCCGGTCATCTTCGCCTCGGAGGCTGCCCACACCTCGCTGCAGAAGGCGGCCATGCTGCTCGGGCTGGGCACGGCGGCCGTCATCCCGGTCCGCGCCACGGCTGACTCGCGCATGGACCCGGAGGATCTCCGGGCGCGGATCGATCAGGCACGGGGCGCGGGCCAGCACCCGTTCTGCGTCGTCGCCACGGCGGGGACGACGACCACCGGCAACATCGACCCGCTGGCAGAGATCGGCGCGATCGCCCGGGAGCACGGCCTGTGGTTCCATGTCGACGCCGCGTACGGGGGCGCACTGGTCTTCAGTGAGCGGCACCGCTGGCGCCTTGCCGGCATCGAGCAGGCCGACTCGATCACCTTCAACCCGCAGAAGTGGCTCTACGTCGCCAAGACCTGCGCGATGGTGCTCTTCCGCGATGCCGGCGTCCTGGAGCGAGCCTTCCGCATCCCGGCCCCCTACATGCGCGCGACGGACGGCTTCATCAACCTCGGCGAGATCGGCGTCCAGGGCACGCGCCACGCCGACGTCGTCAAGCTCTGGCTGACACTCCAACACATCGGACAGCAGGGATACGCGCGGCTGATCGACGACGGGTATCGACTGGCGGAGCGCGTCGTGGAGGGCGTGCGTCAGCGGCCGTTCCTCCGGCTGGCCGGGGAGATCGACACCAACATCGTGTGTTTCCGCGGTGAGCCGGACTGGCTCCCGGCGGAGCGCTGGGACGACTGGAACGCAGCACTCCAGGCGCTTCTGCTGCGCGAGGGGAAGATCTTCCTCTCGCTCCCCGTGTACCGCGGTGGGCGCTGGCTGCGTGCCGTCCTCCTTAACCCCTACACCACCGACGCGGTGATCGACGCCATGTTCAAGCAGATCGACCGCTTCGCCGGCCGCGAGCGCGGCCAGGAGCGATGA
- a CDS encoding YidC/Oxa1 family membrane protein insertase — MPGWEQFVDLIAGGLQGLAAVTGSAGLAVILFTLLLKIALLPITVRTRRSTAALRAIQPALRELQEKYPDDRQRRSAETLKLYQQHGINPAAGCLPTVIKIPFFIGLIAAIRELSRSGDGAWTESFLWLPDLATADPLHILPIAAGLFQLLTGMMARPAGQRGAARGKGQARAGLALLSPAIVVAIGWHAPAGPVLYWAVSALFSIGEQWLMTGWGAVRDWLPFLPEIPEYRRPGYVDPATLAAEAATRQPPWIFRQINQRAAQRIQQLEAERVRQDG; from the coding sequence GTGCCAGGCTGGGAGCAGTTCGTCGATCTAATCGCTGGGGGTCTGCAGGGACTCGCGGCGGTTACGGGCAGCGCCGGGCTAGCGGTCATCCTCTTTACCCTGCTGCTCAAGATCGCGCTCCTGCCGATCACCGTGCGGACGCGGCGCAGCACCGCCGCGCTGCGCGCCATCCAACCCGCGCTGCGGGAACTGCAGGAGAAGTACCCCGACGACCGCCAGCGCCGCTCGGCCGAGACGCTCAAGCTCTACCAGCAGCACGGGATCAACCCGGCAGCCGGCTGCCTTCCCACCGTGATCAAGATCCCCTTCTTCATCGGCCTGATCGCCGCCATCCGCGAACTGTCGCGCTCCGGCGACGGCGCCTGGACCGAGTCGTTCCTCTGGCTGCCCGATCTGGCGACGGCCGACCCGCTGCACATCCTGCCGATCGCTGCCGGCCTGTTCCAACTGCTCACCGGTATGATGGCGCGCCCGGCCGGGCAGCGCGGGGCCGCGCGCGGCAAGGGACAGGCGCGAGCCGGGCTGGCGCTCCTCTCGCCCGCGATCGTCGTCGCAATCGGCTGGCATGCGCCAGCCGGGCCGGTCCTCTACTGGGCCGTGTCGGCGCTCTTCAGCATCGGCGAGCAGTGGCTGATGACCGGCTGGGGCGCGGTGCGCGACTGGCTCCCCTTCCTGCCGGAGATCCCGGAGTACCGCCGTCCGGGCTACGTCGACCCGGCCACGCTGGCTGCCGAGGCCGCAACCCGCCAGCCCCCCTGGATTTTCCGCCAGATCAACCAGCGCGCCGCGCAGCGCATCCAGCAGCTCGAAGCCGAGCGCGTCCGGCAGGACGGGTAG
- a CDS encoding manganese catalase family protein, with protein MFLRIDRLQVELPQPKEPDPNAAAAVQELLGGRFGEMSTLMNYMYQSFNFRGRDKLKPYYHLIANIATEEIGHIELVAHTINLLMTGATKDGAPETAPLAAAKNWRNTHHAIATGQTALVGNSMGGHWTGDYVFSSGNLVLDLLHNFFLENGARTQKIRVYEMTDHPVARQMLGYLLVRGGVHALAYAKALESITGVDVSKMLPIPNIKNSDFPEARAFEEQGSHRKLYRFSLDDYKEVAKIWSGTHPDDGGALEVVDGPPQGGTMPDLPEVPEEFAPGIGPEELAEIAKRLMANA; from the coding sequence ATGTTCCTTCGTATCGATCGCCTTCAGGTGGAGCTGCCTCAGCCGAAGGAGCCGGATCCCAACGCCGCTGCCGCGGTGCAGGAGTTGCTCGGCGGCCGCTTCGGCGAGATGTCGACCCTGATGAACTACATGTACCAGTCGTTCAACTTCCGGGGTCGTGACAAGCTCAAGCCCTACTATCACCTGATCGCGAACATCGCGACGGAGGAGATCGGCCACATCGAGCTGGTGGCCCACACGATCAACCTGCTGATGACCGGCGCCACCAAGGACGGCGCGCCGGAGACCGCGCCGCTGGCGGCCGCCAAGAACTGGCGCAACACCCACCACGCCATCGCCACCGGCCAGACCGCGCTCGTCGGCAACTCGATGGGCGGGCACTGGACCGGCGACTACGTCTTCTCCAGCGGGAACCTCGTCCTCGACCTGCTGCACAACTTCTTCCTGGAGAACGGCGCGCGCACCCAGAAGATCCGCGTCTATGAGATGACCGACCACCCGGTGGCCCGGCAGATGCTCGGCTACCTGCTGGTGCGCGGCGGCGTCCACGCGCTGGCCTACGCCAAGGCCCTCGAGAGCATCACCGGCGTGGACGTCTCCAAGATGCTGCCGATCCCGAACATTAAGAACTCCGACTTCCCGGAGGCGCGGGCCTTCGAGGAGCAGGGTTCGCACCGCAAGCTGTACCGCTTCAGCCTCGACGACTACAAGGAAGTCGCCAAGATCTGGAGCGGAACCCACCCGGATGATGGCGGTGCCCTCGAGGTGGTTGACGGCCCGCCGCAGGGCGGCACGATGCCGGACCTGCCGGAGGTGCCGGAGGAGTTCGCGCCCGGCATCGGCCCGGAGGAACTGGCCGAGATCGCCAAGCGCCTCATGGCGAACGCCTAG
- a CDS encoding rod shape-determining protein, translated as MAKQLGIDLGTANVLVFVRGRGIVINEPSVVAISAKDGKVKAVGVEARNMLGREPRETIEVVRPMRDGVIADYVVTQEMLRYFINKAVGRFSLVRPEVMICVPAGVTGVERRAVRDAALNAGARRAYLISEPLAAAIGAKVPVADPSGNMVIDIGGGTTEVAVISLNGIVVARSIRVGGNKFDEAIANYIKRKYNLRIGERTAEEVKIAIGSAMPVDEDLFMEVRGRDEVAGLPRTIQIHANEIVEAITEPLEAVIGAVRAVLEETPPELSSDIIDKGMILTGGGALLRHLSDLLTEVTGVPCYVADDPLSCVAIGTGLALEYFDVIRDSLEEL; from the coding sequence TTGGCAAAGCAACTCGGAATCGACCTGGGCACTGCAAACGTGCTCGTCTTTGTCCGTGGCCGCGGCATCGTCATCAATGAGCCGTCGGTGGTTGCCATCTCCGCAAAAGACGGCAAGGTCAAGGCCGTCGGCGTCGAAGCGCGCAACATGCTCGGGCGTGAGCCGCGAGAGACGATCGAGGTCGTGCGCCCGATGCGCGACGGCGTGATCGCCGACTACGTCGTCACCCAGGAGATGCTGCGCTACTTCATTAACAAGGCAGTGGGCCGCTTCTCGCTCGTCCGGCCGGAGGTGATGATCTGCGTGCCGGCCGGAGTCACGGGTGTGGAGCGGCGTGCAGTGCGCGACGCCGCGCTGAACGCAGGCGCGCGCCGGGCCTACCTGATCAGCGAGCCGCTGGCGGCGGCGATCGGCGCCAAGGTGCCCGTGGCAGACCCGAGCGGGAACATGGTCATCGACATCGGCGGCGGCACCACCGAGGTGGCCGTGATCTCCCTCAATGGCATCGTCGTTGCCCGCTCGATCCGCGTCGGCGGCAACAAGTTCGACGAAGCCATCGCCAACTACATCAAGCGGAAGTACAACCTGCGCATCGGCGAGCGCACCGCCGAGGAGGTCAAGATCGCCATCGGCTCGGCCATGCCGGTGGACGAGGATCTCTTCATGGAGGTGCGCGGGCGCGACGAGGTCGCCGGGCTGCCGCGGACGATCCAGATCCATGCCAACGAGATCGTCGAGGCGATCACCGAGCCGCTGGAGGCGGTCATCGGCGCCGTGCGGGCGGTGCTGGAAGAAACCCCGCCGGAGCTGTCGTCGGACATCATCGACAAGGGGATGATCCTGACCGGCGGCGGTGCGCTCCTGCGTCATCTGAGCGACCTGCTGACCGAGGTCACCGGCGTCCCCTGCTACGTGGCCGACGACCCGCTGAGTTGCGTCGCCATCGGCACCGGCCTGGCCCTGGAGTACTTCGACGTCATCCGAGACAGCCTCGAAGAACTGTAG
- a CDS encoding trimeric intracellular cation channel family protein, translated as MLVVVLDLFGTFVFALSGAMVGVQKRLDLFGVLVLSFAVGAAGGMTRDVLLGAVPPVAISDWRYIVVALGAGLLTFYWWPVIDRMRGTVLIFDGAGLALFAVTGAQKALNAGINPVAAVLLGVLTGVGGGMLRDVLVSEIPTVLRSELYAVAALAGATVVVIGDRLPVPASVAMNAGALLCFGLRVVAIRRGWQLPTPRPPDQSSQDGTAPVEGAEERARRR; from the coding sequence ATGCTGGTGGTCGTGCTCGATCTGTTCGGTACCTTCGTCTTCGCGCTCAGCGGCGCGATGGTGGGCGTTCAGAAGCGGCTCGACCTCTTCGGTGTGCTCGTGCTCTCGTTCGCGGTGGGCGCTGCGGGTGGGATGACCCGTGACGTGCTGCTCGGGGCGGTGCCGCCGGTCGCGATCAGCGATTGGCGCTACATCGTCGTCGCGCTCGGAGCGGGGCTCCTGACGTTCTACTGGTGGCCGGTCATCGACCGGATGCGCGGCACGGTGCTGATCTTCGACGGGGCCGGGCTTGCGCTCTTTGCCGTCACCGGCGCGCAGAAGGCGCTCAACGCCGGCATCAACCCCGTCGCCGCGGTGCTGCTTGGGGTGCTGACAGGTGTCGGCGGGGGCATGCTGCGCGACGTGCTGGTGTCGGAGATCCCCACCGTCCTGCGCTCCGAACTCTACGCCGTCGCCGCGCTGGCGGGCGCGACCGTGGTGGTCATCGGCGACCGCCTGCCGGTCCCTGCGTCCGTGGCGATGAACGCGGGCGCGCTTCTCTGCTTTGGGCTGCGCGTGGTGGCGATCCGGCGCGGTTGGCAGTTGCCGACGCCCCGGCCGCCGGACCAGTCGAGCCAGGACGGGACCGCGCCAGTCGAAGGGGCGGAAGAGCGCGCACGACGACGCTAG
- a CDS encoding DNA-methyltransferase, with product MDGFPAEYVDTIVYSDNLAVLRTLPDGCVPLIYIDPPFNTGKTRSLTRLRTTRDPDGDRVGFQGQTYRTLRLGTTRFADVFDDYLAFLEPRLVEARRVLAPNGTLYVHLDPREVHYVKVLLDGIFGRECFLNEIIWAYDFGGRSTRRWPAKHDNILVYVASPRDYVFNVDAIDRIPYMAPGLVGPEKAARGKLPTDTWWATIVPTKARERTGYPTQKPLTILRRIIAASSNPGDLVLDFFAGSGTTGVAARELGRRFLLVDNNPEALQVMARRFAGEAGVRFVGFDPVAGVPTAPSDPAAADDAAGE from the coding sequence ATGGACGGCTTTCCGGCAGAGTACGTGGACACCATCGTCTACAGCGACAACCTGGCGGTGCTGCGCACGCTGCCGGATGGGTGTGTGCCACTGATCTACATCGACCCGCCCTTCAACACGGGGAAGACCCGGTCGCTCACGCGCCTGCGCACCACACGGGACCCCGATGGCGACCGCGTCGGCTTCCAGGGACAGACCTACCGCACGCTGCGCCTCGGCACCACGCGCTTCGCCGATGTCTTCGACGACTACCTGGCCTTCCTCGAGCCGCGATTGGTGGAGGCCCGGCGGGTGCTGGCACCCAACGGCACCCTCTATGTCCACCTCGATCCTCGCGAGGTCCACTACGTCAAGGTCCTGCTCGACGGCATCTTCGGCCGGGAGTGCTTCCTCAACGAGATCATCTGGGCCTACGACTTCGGCGGGCGCTCGACCCGCCGCTGGCCGGCCAAGCACGACAACATCCTGGTCTACGTCGCCTCCCCGCGCGACTACGTCTTCAACGTCGACGCGATCGACCGCATCCCCTACATGGCGCCGGGGCTGGTCGGGCCGGAGAAGGCGGCCCGCGGCAAGTTGCCGACCGACACCTGGTGGGCGACGATCGTGCCGACCAAAGCGCGCGAGCGCACCGGCTACCCGACGCAGAAGCCGCTGACGATCCTGCGCCGGATCATCGCCGCCTCCTCGAATCCAGGCGACCTGGTGCTCGACTTCTTCGCCGGCAGCGGCACGACCGGCGTGGCGGCGCGGGAGCTCGGCCGCCGGTTCCTGCTGGTGGACAATAACCCGGAGGCGCTGCAGGTCATGGCACGGCGCTTCGCCGGGGAGGCTGGCGTGCGCTTCGTCGGGTTCGACCCGGTCGCGGGGGTGCCCACGGCCCCGAGCGACCCGGCCGCCGCGGATGATGCCGCTGGAGAGTAG
- a CDS encoding cyclase family protein, translating to MDPVVFPGASGPMRVFDLEQPRTADMPVMSSHRPGYSYFLYRRHEDTYAPEAGPRSSASGVIVCMEHSGTHIDAFCHQAENLMLAGGIPAREVQNANGFSRLGIEEVPPIIGRGVLLDVPRALGVEELEPGYAITAADLERCCATQGVEIRAGDIVLVRTGNARHWSDPERYLAGPGVAGEGSAWLAERGVRAVGADNMAWDVIGLVDPEYGCALPGHLLLLVRHRIYIIENLQLEALAASGHYEFGFVCTPLKFVGATGSPVSPVALVPLEG from the coding sequence ATGGACCCTGTCGTCTTCCCAGGGGCCAGCGGGCCGATGCGGGTGTTCGACCTCGAGCAGCCGCGCACCGCTGACATGCCGGTCATGTCCTCGCATCGCCCCGGCTACTCCTACTTCCTCTACCGTCGCCATGAGGACACCTACGCTCCGGAGGCCGGCCCGCGCAGCAGTGCCTCCGGCGTGATCGTCTGCATGGAGCACAGCGGGACGCACATCGACGCGTTCTGCCATCAGGCGGAGAACCTGATGCTCGCCGGGGGGATCCCGGCGCGGGAGGTCCAGAACGCGAACGGCTTCTCCCGGCTGGGGATTGAGGAGGTGCCGCCCATCATCGGCCGCGGGGTGCTGCTCGACGTGCCGCGCGCGCTCGGCGTGGAGGAGCTGGAGCCGGGCTACGCCATCACCGCCGCCGATCTGGAGCGCTGCTGCGCGACCCAAGGGGTCGAGATCCGCGCGGGGGACATCGTGCTGGTACGGACCGGCAACGCGCGCCACTGGAGCGACCCGGAGCGCTACCTGGCAGGCCCGGGCGTCGCCGGGGAGGGATCGGCCTGGTTGGCGGAGCGCGGGGTGCGTGCCGTCGGAGCGGACAACATGGCCTGGGATGTGATCGGCCTGGTGGACCCCGAGTACGGCTGCGCGCTGCCGGGGCACCTCCTCCTGCTGGTACGCCACCGGATCTACATCATCGAGAACCTGCAACTCGAAGCCCTGGCCGCCTCCGGCCACTACGAGTTCGGCTTCGTCTGCACCCCGCTCAAGTTCGTCGGCGCCACCGGCTCCCCCGTCAGCCCCGTGGCATTGGTGCCGCTGGAGGGGTGA